A genomic region of Anopheles coustani chromosome 3, idAnoCousDA_361_x.2, whole genome shotgun sequence contains the following coding sequences:
- the LOC131271559 gene encoding protein ABHD18 — protein sequence MPSRLDGLYRSLLLTKFFCKGWGKPENLERLFEFRKIMSNRAACSKLVPRDYPVVITKEELQSDCKILEGKFITPLEIYMPGLVPDVAQQAHFQIVLPLKWNDERFKPICIHLAGTGDHYFWKRRNLIVKPLLKEANLGAIILENPFYGLRKPKEQRASSLQNVSDIFVMGGCLVLESLVLLNWCERNGYGPLGITGLSMGGHMASLAATNWPKPLVLVPCLSWSTASSVFTEGVMSNSISWDVLETQYFADGNFRERLSKMVTVVDDAFVAGKHFIQNFDKSVEELRQDINETKDLVCGEPSSDVNLTVIREVTPERDQQQQQERQQQQQQQRASSRIHINRSNVLNLSEPLLNKLLNNVKCELTQDEIDELNMKIHLALKRHKEEIQAEGGADTRINDKLILEVKTEGMPSTEGSTTPASTKSVGSKIMEYISWGSSSSSLPEGEKRPPIDTTKQRWWEREALQFMRGMMDECTHLKNFSVPYDTSLIIAVCAKDDAYIPRDGCTSLEDIWPGAEIRYLDAGHVSAYVLHQKLFRSCIIEAFERAKKKWIPEQEPLRGELNGHASGPAIDNGPQDSTK from the exons ATGCCTTCGCGTTTGGATGGTCTCTATCGGTCGCTGCTGCTGACGAAGTTCTTCTGCAAAGGCTGGGGCAAACCGGAGAATCTCGAAAG GCTCTTCGAATTTCGCAAAATTATGTCCAATCGCGCGGCATGCTCCAAGCTCGTTCCTCGCGATTACCCGGTAGTGATCACCAAGGAGGAACTACAATCGGACTGCAAGATACTGGAGGGCAAATTCATTACACCGCTGGAAATCTACATGCCCGGTCTCGTGCCAGATGTGGCACAGCAAGCACACTTCCAGATAGTTCTCCCGCTGAAGTGGAACGATGAGCGCTTCAAACCGATATGCATCCATTTGGCCGGTACTGGTGATCAT TACTTCTGGAAGCGACGTAACCTGATCGTCAAACCCCTGCTAAAGGAAGCGAATCTCGGAGCAATCATCCTCGAAAACCCTTTCTATGGTTTGCGGAAGCCAAAGGAACAGCG AGCATCTAGTCTACAGAATGTGTCCGATATTTTCGTGATGGGCGGTTGCCTCGTGCTAGAGTCGCTCGTGTTGTTGAACTGGTGCGAACGGAACGGGTACGGTCCGCTCGGTATCACCGGGCTCTCGATGGGCGGACACATGGCTTCGCTTGCCGCGACGAACTGGCCGAAACCGCTGGTGCTCGTTCCTTGCCTGTCCTGGTCGACGGCCTCGTCCGTCTTTACCGAGGGTGTTATGAGCAATTCGATCAGCTGGGACGTGCTGGAGACGCAGTACTTTGCCGATGGCAACTTCCGTGAGCGGCTCTCGAAGATGGTGACGGTGGTGGACGATGCCTTTGTGGCCGGTAAACATTTCATTCAGAACTTTGACAAATCGGTTGAAGAACTCCGGCAAGACATTAACGAGACGAAGGACCTGGTGTGCGGCGAGCCATCGTCAGACGTCAATCTGACCGTTATCCGTGAGGTAACACCAGAACGTgatcaacaacagcagcaagagcggcagcagcagcagcaacagcaacgcGCCAGCAGCCGCATCCACATAAACCGGTCCAACGTGCTCAATCTTTCGGAGCCGCTGTTGAACAAACTGCTCAATAACGTGAAATGTGAACTGACGCAGGACGAAATCGACGAGTTAAACATGAAAATTCATCTCGCCCTAAAGCGACACAAGGAGGAAATTCAAGCCGAAGGAGGAGCAGATACACGCATCAATGATAAGCTTATTCTGGAGGTGAAGACGGAAGGGATGCCGTCGACAGAGGGTAGCACGACGCCCGCGTCCACGAAATCGGTCGGTTCGAAGATCATGGAGTACATCAGCTGgggatcgtcgtcgtcgtcgcttcCGGAAGGAGAGAAACGGCCACCGATCGACACGACCAAGCAGCGTTGGTGGGAACGGGAGGCGCTACAATTCATGCGTGGCATGATGGACGAATGCACGCATTTGAAAAACTTCTCCGTCCCATATGATACGTCGCTGATCATCGCCGTGTGCGCGAAGGACGACGCCTACATTCCACGGGATGGGTGCACCAGTCTGGAGGACATTTGGCCGGGTGCTGAAATTCGCTATCTCGATGCTGGGCATGTCAGTGCGTACGTCCTGCACCAAAAGCTGTTCCGATCGTGCATCATTGAGGCGTTCGAGAGGGCTAAAAAGAAGTGGATTCCCGAGCAGGAGCCCCTGCGCGGTGAACTGAATGGCCACGCATCGGGGCCAGCGATTGACAACGGTCCGCAAGATTCAACAAAATAG
- the LOC131261126 gene encoding probable pseudouridine-5'-phosphatase isoform X1 translates to MSQISIRGLALGAASTCREMSSSSSSFRKVTHCIFDMDGLLLDTERLYTEVTQSIAEPYGKTYTWEIKQTIMGLQRDEAAEAIVAALELPLTPAEYVQISTERINRVMEECQLMPGAERLVRHLHQHQIPIALATSSGADSVEVKTKNHRELFELFGHKVMGSSDAEVKEGKPAPDIFLVAASRFPDQPDPTQCLVFEDAPNGVTAAIAAGMQAVMVPDPHIEEDQRKHATVVLRSLEDFRPEEFGLPAFS, encoded by the exons ATGAGCCAGATTTCCATTAGAGGTTTAGCGCTCGGTGCGGCAAGTACCTGCAGAGAGatgtcttcgtcgtcgtcgtccttccGTAAAGTGACCCACTGTATCTTCGATATGGATGGGCTGTTATTAG ATACGGAGCGACTGTACACGGAGGTGACGCAATCGATCGCGGAACCGTACGGCAAGACGTACACGTGGGAGATCAAGCAAACCATCATGGGCCTGCAGCGGGACGAGGCGGCCGAAGCGATAGTGGCCGCACTCGAGCTGCCCCTCACGCCGGCCGAGTACGTGCAAATCTCCACCGAGCGGATCAACCGCGTGATGGAGGAATGCCAGCTGATGCCAG GAGCGGAACGGTTGGTTCGTCATCTGCACCAGCACCAGATTCCGATCGCGCTCGCGACCAGCTCCGGGGCCGACTCGGTTGAGGTGAAGACGAAAAATCACCGTGAACTGTTCGAGCTGTTCGGCCACAAGGTGATGGGCTCGAGCGACGCCGAAGTGAAAGAGGGCAAACCGGCGCCGGACATTTTCCTCGTCGCGGCCAGCCGCTTCCCCGACCAGCCCGACCCCACCCAGTGCCTGGTGTTTGAGGACGCACCGAACGGTGTGACGGCGGCGATCGCGGCCGGCATGCAGGCCGTCATGGTGCCCGATCCGCACATCGAGGAGGACCAGCGAAAGCACGCCACGGTCGTACTCCGATCGCTCGAGGACTTCCGGCCGGAGGAGTTCGGACTGCCGGCATTTTCGTGA
- the LOC131261126 gene encoding probable pseudouridine-5'-phosphatase isoform X2, with translation MSQISIRGLALGAASTCREMSSSSSSFRKVTHCIFDMDGLLLDTEKIYESILGNLLKSYNSPYPWATRMKVMGTTEQRTCSILVNDLKLPCTVDEFLAKFRRDQLLCLGKAPLMQGAERLVRHLHQHQIPIALATSSGADSVEVKTKNHRELFELFGHKVMGSSDAEVKEGKPAPDIFLVAASRFPDQPDPTQCLVFEDAPNGVTAAIAAGMQAVMVPDPHIEEDQRKHATVVLRSLEDFRPEEFGLPAFS, from the exons ATGAGCCAGATTTCCATTAGAGGTTTAGCGCTCGGTGCGGCAAGTACCTGCAGAGAGatgtcttcgtcgtcgtcgtccttccGTAAAGTGACCCACTGTATCTTCGATATGGATGGGCTGTTATTAG ATACGGAGAAGATCTACGAAAGCATCTTGGGGAATCTGCTGAAGTCGTACAACTCGCCGTACCCGTGGGCGACGCGCATGAAGGTGATGGGCACGACGGAACAGCGTACCTGCTCGATACTGGTGAACGATCTGAAGCTGCCCTGCACGGTCGATGAGTTCCTGGCGAAGTTCCGCCGGGACCAGTTGCTCTGCCTCGGCAAAGCGCCCCTCATGCAAG GAGCGGAACGGTTGGTTCGTCATCTGCACCAGCACCAGATTCCGATCGCGCTCGCGACCAGCTCCGGGGCCGACTCGGTTGAGGTGAAGACGAAAAATCACCGTGAACTGTTCGAGCTGTTCGGCCACAAGGTGATGGGCTCGAGCGACGCCGAAGTGAAAGAGGGCAAACCGGCGCCGGACATTTTCCTCGTCGCGGCCAGCCGCTTCCCCGACCAGCCCGACCCCACCCAGTGCCTGGTGTTTGAGGACGCACCGAACGGTGTGACGGCGGCGATCGCGGCCGGCATGCAGGCCGTCATGGTGCCCGATCCGCACATCGAGGAGGACCAGCGAAAGCACGCCACGGTCGTACTCCGATCGCTCGAGGACTTCCGGCCGGAGGAGTTCGGACTGCCGGCATTTTCGTGA